TCCGTTCCAGTCGGTAAGGACGATTCGGAGAACGTGGAGCTGCGCCGCGAGGGACAGGTGCCCGAGTTCGCCTTCACCCCCCTCGACCACGTCGAGTTGCTGGAGCGCCAGGGGTGGAGCGACCCCGAGCGGGTGGCGCGGGTGTCCGGGAGCCGCTCGTATCTCCTCAAGGGCGACGCGGTGATGCTGGAAATGGCCGTGCTGATGTTCGCCATGGACTTCCTGCGCGGGCGCGGCCTCACGCCCCTTTCGACCACCGCGCTGGTGCGCCCCGAGACGTTCGTGGGGTCGGGTCACTTCCCTGGCGGCGAGGATCAGGTCTACAAGGTGGAAGGTGACGAGCTGATGCTGGCCGGAACCGCCGAGGTGCCGGTCAACAGCCTGTACGCGGGCGAGCAGCTCTCGGGCGACCAACTCCCCATCGCCTACGCCGCCATCAGCGCCGCCTTCCGCTCGGAGGCCGGGTCGGCGGGGCGCGACGTGCGCGGGCTGATTCGCGTCCACGAGTTCCGCAAGGTCGAGCAGTACGTGATGACGCGGGCCGACGAGGAAGAAGCGCTGGGCTGGTTCGCCCGCATTCTGGAAAACGCCGAGGCGCTCTTGCGGGCGTTGGAGCTGCCCTACCGGGTCGTGCAGAACTGCACGGGCGACATGGGCGCGGGCAAGGTGCTGATGTACGACCTCGAAACCTGGGTGCCCAGCGAGGAGAAGTACCGCGAGACGCACTCCTGCTCGTACCTGGGCGACTGGCAGGCCCGCCGCACCGGCCTGCGCTACCGCGACGAGTCGGGACGGCTGGTGTACGCCCACACGCTGAACAACACCGGCATCGCCTCGCCGCGCATCCTGGTACCGCTGCTTGAAAACCACCAGCAGGCCGACGGGACGGTGCGCGTGCCCGCCGCCCTGCGCCCTTACCTCGGCGGGCGTGAGGTGCTGGGTGTCCCCGTGCGGGAAGTGGCGACGGCGTAATCGGCGGGAACCGCAGCCGGAGTTTGCGGGTATGGAGGCTCCGGCTTTCGCTTACCATTGACAGGTCCGGTAAGGGACGGGGCGCATGACAACCGGGGAAAAGCGAGGGGGAACAACGAGACGGAGCGTGGAAGCGCCCGGAGTCACGATCCGGGCGCTTCGGAAAGGGGGTGGTCGCTTTGCCTAACCAGCAAAAGCGTACCAAAAACCCCCGCCGGAAGCCACTGAAGCCTGCTGAATTCGCCGCGATCCTCGTGGCGTTCGGCGCGGTGCTCAGTGGGCTGGCGGCCCTGATTCAAGCCCTGAGGTAAGCCCTCTCGCCCCCGGTTGCGCCTTGCTCAGGATCACGGCGGTGTCAGGTCATACGGTTGCCGTCCAATCCGTTATCGAACCGGGAAGGCGCCGGTTCAATAACTCCTTTCCCGGCAACTGTTTTATTCCCACTCGCTCCGCTCGGGTTGAACAGTTTTTGTAACTGTTCAACCGGAACTTATATCAGGTGGCCTGGCCCTTTTTTGTGTAGCTTGCCGGAGATGAAAGGGCGCTTGCGGTCGGTGCTGGCGCTGGGTGCGTTGCTGGGTGGTGGGGCTCTCGCTGGCGGTGTGGCGACGCCTCCCTCCTGGCTCGGCCAGCGGGTCGACGTGGCACAGACGGCGTTTTGCCGGGCGTGGGGGTGCGAGTTGGTGGAGGTGCGGGAGAACGCCCGCGATGTCGTGGGGGCATTCGACGGCACCCTCCGCCGCTACCGGCTGCGGGACGGCTGGACGCTGGATGTGGGCGTGAGGCCCGCCGGGTGGGTCAGCACTGCGCGGCTCTATCTGCCTGCCGGGCCGGGTCCCATCGTCAATACCGAACTCAACACCCTGTCGCCCCAGGGACACCGCTTGGCCGCCGAGTTCCTGACGGTCCTCACGGGGCGCCGCTTCAGCCCCGATGCCGTGGCCGCCTGCGAGGACCAGGAATTGGCCGAGTACAGCCGCGATCCGGTCAGGTTCCGCTCTGCTTCCGGCCGCCTGCTCAGCCGTTGGACGACCCCGGCCGGGTGGCCCTACCGGGCATGGTGTACGGCCGTCAACGAACCGGGTGTCCGCGCCGGGTGGCGGCAGGACTGAGGTTTTCCCCATCGCCACCCGTTACCCTGGCCCACATGGACATTCCGCGTGAGCTGCTCGACGAGACGCAGGCCCGCTACATCCGCCGCGACCCCGAGCGGGCGCAGACCCTGGAGCGGCTGAGCGCGGGCGGTCCCCTCGCCGCCGACACGGAGACGCGGGTGGAAGCCCGCCTGACCCGCCTGGGCGTGCCCCTCCCCGAGGCGCGGGCGGTGGCGGAAGGGCAGGCCGATGGGCTGGCGGTCGCGGCGCGGCTCCCGGAAGACACCCGGCTGCCGCTGGAGCGCGTGCTGGGGGCCAACGATCTGGTGGGCGTCGCTTACCTCGACCTCGCGCGGGCGGCGTCGCGGGCGGTGGGGCGCGTCGTGCTGCGCGACAGCCGGGGACGGACGCGGGGCTACGGGACAGGCTGGCTGTGCGGTCCCGGTGCCCTGCTCACCAACCACCACGTGCTGGAGGACGCGGCCACGGCCCGCACCGCCGTCATCGAGTTTGACTACGAGCTGCGGCCCGACGGCACCCTGCGCGACCGGGTGACGCTGAACCTCGACCCCGACACGCTTTTCCTGACCTCGGAGGCGCTGGACTATTCGCTCGTCGCGGTGGGGGGCGACACGTCGGCCTTCGGGTGGCTGCCCCTCTTCGGCAGCGTGGGCAAGGTGCTGGTGGGCGAGGCGCTGAGCATCATCCAGCACCCTTCCGGCGAGCCCAAGCAGATCGCCCTGCGCGAGAACCGCCTCGTGGACCTGCTTCCCGACTTCCTGCACTACGAGACGGACACCGCGCCGGGGTCGAGCGGCAGCCCCGTCTTCAACGACGCCTGGGAGGTCGTGGCCCTGCACCATAGCGGCGTGCCGCGCAAGGACGCCCAGGGCCGCACCCTGCGGCGTGACGGGCAGCCCGTGCAGCCCGGCGACCCGGACACCCTGATCGACTGGATTGCCAACGAGGGGGTGC
The DNA window shown above is from Deinococcus sp. HSC-46F16 and carries:
- the serS gene encoding serine--tRNA ligase, giving the protein MLDLKFIRENPEAVRHAIEVKGVALDLGELLNLDREVVASRQRVEALQTERNANAKLVPKASPDERPALIQKGKDLGEELKALEPELRGAEERLRGLLLRVPNLPHPSVPVGKDDSENVELRREGQVPEFAFTPLDHVELLERQGWSDPERVARVSGSRSYLLKGDAVMLEMAVLMFAMDFLRGRGLTPLSTTALVRPETFVGSGHFPGGEDQVYKVEGDELMLAGTAEVPVNSLYAGEQLSGDQLPIAYAAISAAFRSEAGSAGRDVRGLIRVHEFRKVEQYVMTRADEEEALGWFARILENAEALLRALELPYRVVQNCTGDMGAGKVLMYDLETWVPSEEKYRETHSCSYLGDWQARRTGLRYRDESGRLVYAHTLNNTGIASPRILVPLLENHQQADGTVRVPAALRPYLGGREVLGVPVREVATA